A DNA window from Purpureocillium takamizusanense chromosome 9, complete sequence contains the following coding sequences:
- the CYP3 gene encoding Peptidylprolyl isomerase (COG:O~EggNog:ENOG503NZWF), producing MPPTQLPESGNPLVFFDITLGGEPLGRITFELFRDVVPKTAENFRQFCTGESKNSSGRPQGYKGSKFHRIIPNFMCQGGDFLNGDGTGSTTIWGYKSFEDENFTLKHDKPGLLSMANSGPNSNGSQFFITTVPTPFLDGKHVVFGKVVDGFDDVVKKMEATKTGYRGKDVPNLDVAIAQCGEM from the exons GCTGCCCGAATCGGGCAATCCCTT GGTGTTTTTTGACATCACATTAGGAG GTGAGCCCCTCGGCCGCATCACCTTTGAGCTCTTCAGGGACGTCGTCCCCAAGACGGCCGAAAACTTCCGCCAGTTCTGCACCGGCGAGTCCAAGAACTCGTCCGGCCGGCCCCAGGGCTACAAGGGCTCCAAGTTTCACCGCATC ATCCCCAACTTCATgtgccagggcggcgactttctcaacggcgacggcaccggcTCGACGACCATCTGGGGCTACAAGTCGTTTGAGGACGAGAACTTTACGCTCAAGCACGACAAGCCGGGACTGCTCTCCATGGCG AACTCGGGCCCCAACAGCAACGGCTCGCAGTTCTTCATCACCACGGTGCCGACGCCAttcctcgacggcaagcacgtcgtcttcggcaaGGTGGTGGACGGGTTCGACGACGTGGTCAAGAAGATGGAGGCGACCAAGACGGGCTACAGGGGCAAGGACGTGCCGAACCTGGACGTGGCGATTGCGCAGTGCGGTGAGATGT